DNA from Brevibacterium sp. 'Marine':
AGTCCGCACTGCTCCACCTCGGTGACACCGAGTTCGCCGATCGCCTCGAACCGGCGCTGGCACGCGCGTTCATGATGACCGCCTCGACGAGCGAGAACGCCCACCTCATGGCCTCGATCGACCTGGCCCGCCGCGCACTCATGACCTCGAAAGAGGCGATCACGGATTCGCTGGAGAACATCCGCCATATCCGTGCGCAGATCGAGGCCACCGACCGCTACCACCTGCTGTCCGGCGAGTTCCTCGGTCATGCCGACGTCGTCGATATCGACCCGTTCCGCCTGCCCATCGACATCACCGCCACCGGACTCGATGGCCACACAGTGCGCAAGCGTCTGGCCGAGGACTTCGACATCTTCCCCGAAATGTCGACGGCGACCACCCTCGTCGCCCTCATCGGCATCGGAAAGTCCCCGGACATCGGCCGCCTCGTCGACGCCCTGGAGACTCTGCGCCTCGAAACCGCAGACTCCGCCACCGCGACGACCCCTGCCGCCGGCCTCCCGCCGCTGCCCACGGCCGGCCGACTGGCGATGACCCCGCGCGAGGCGTACTTCGCCGATTCCGAACTCGTCACCGCCGCCGAGGCGGTCGGACGGGTGAGCGTGAGCTCACTGGCCGCGTACCCACCCGGAATCCCCAACGTCCTGCCCGGCGAGGAGATCACCGCCGACACCGTCGACTTCCTCCAGGCCGTGGCCGCGAGCCCGTCGGGACACGTCCGCGGCGCCGCCGATCCCGGGCTCGAGACCTATCGGGTCGTCAGGAACTGATCGGCGCGCAGTCACCGCCCCTGCCGCTCCCGGCGGCCTCGGTCGGCAACGCCACTGGACAAGTGAGACTGCCAATTAGACAACATCTTCATTGCGTATTTTCTGGACCACTGGGCGATTTCCAACGCAGGTAACTACCCTCGGGCGCATTCGTCGTGAACTGTGTCACAATTTTTATTGACACTCCCAGAGCACCACGCAAGGATGTTCTGCATTGTCGAAATCCGACAGCAACTGCCGCGCAGAGTCCGCACCATTCCGGCGACTCGGCCCTGCAACTTGCTTAGCAGCAGCTGAAACGAGGAACCACTGATGTCAGAAGGCCACGACAGATCCGCGCAGAAAGACAAGAAGCCGACCCGCAAGGAACGGCGTGCAATAAAGAAGCAGAAGCGGTTCGAGGCCGATGACTGCATCGTCGTCGAAACCAAATCGATCCGCACCGCCATCGGCGGCACCACCGTCGGCAACTTCATGGAATGGTTCGACTTCGGCGTCTACGGCTACTTGGCCGTGACGATGACGTCGGTGTTCACCGAAGGCATGGACCGACAGATGGGTCTGCTCGTGACCCTCCTCGGATTCGCCGTGTCCTTCCTCGTCCGCCCGCTCGGCGGCATGGTGCTCGGCCCGCTCGGTGACAAGATCGGCCGCCAGAAGGTCCTGTTCTTCACGATGGCCACGATGGCCACCGCCACCGCCCTCATCGGCGTCCTGCCCACCGCGGCCCAGGTCGGCCTGTGGGTGATCGTCCCCCTCTACCTGCTGAAGATGATCCAGGGCTTCTCCACCGGCGGCGAGTACGCCGGTGCCACCACCTACGTCTCGGAGTTCGCTCCGGACAAGTCCCGCGGCTACTGGGCCTCGTGGCTCGATGTCGGCTCCTACCTCGGCTTCGCCGCCGGTGCGGGAACCGTCGCCATCACGACCGTGATCACCACTTCCATCCACGGCGAGAACGCCATGCTCGACGGCGGCTGGAGGATCCCGTTCCTCATCGCCATCCCGCTCGGCGCCGTCGCCATCTGGTTCCGTCTGAAGATCCCGGAGACCCCGAGCTTCGAATCGAGCGAGGAAGCCGGCCGCGACATCAAGGTCAAGGACGACAAGTACGCCCGGCACGGCCTCCTCGGCGTCATCCGCCACTTCTGGAAAGAGATCCTCATCGGCATCGCCGTCGTCGCCGGCTCCCAGACGGTCGGCTACGCCCTGACGAGCTTCATGCCCACCTACCTGGAAGAGACCGTCAAGGTCTCGAACGTCCAGGCGGCTGCGGCCACGATCCCGGTCCTCGTCATCATGTCGCTGTGCCTGCCGCTCATCGGCAAGCTCTCGGACAAGCTGGGACGGAAATTCGTCTTCCTCACGGCCGCGATCATGACGATCATCCTCATCGTCCCCGCCTTCGCCGTCATGCAGATCGGTGAGATGTGGGCAGTGATGGTGGCTCTGTTCATGGTCGCCCTGCCCGCCGGGTTCTACATCGCCTGCCTGGCCTCGACACTGCCGGCGCTGTTCCCGACCGCGTCGCGCTACGGTGCGATGGGCCTGACGTTCAACCTCGGCGTCTCGCTGTTCGGCGGCACCACGCCGCTGTTCGCCCAGGCTCTCATCGATGTCACCGGCAACTCGTACATGCCCGCGTTCTACATCATGTTCTTCTCGGTCGTCGCACTCGTCGCAGTGCTGCTCATGAAGGAATCGGCGCACCGGCCGCTGCCGGGTTCGTTCCCGACGGTGAACACCCACGAAGAGGCCGAAGAGCTCGCTCGCACCCAGGCGGACAACCCGGACATGGACATCGAGTCCATGCCGATCGTCGACACCGACCCCGACAAGGCACCCGCCTGAACGAGGTCTGCACCTGAGCGGTGAGTGCATGAGCGGTGAGTGCATGCATGAGCGGGTTCAAGATTCATACGTGGTGATCTTGATCAGTGCGTATGAATTTTGAACCCGCGGGTACTGACACACCGCCGAGCGCGCCGCCGAGCGCGCCGGGGCTCAGCCGTCGGCGTCAGCCGGGACGCGCTTGAAGAAGTAGAGGTTCGACGTGACGAGGTCGGCCGCCTCGGCGGAGTTCCCTTCCTCGATGAGGTCGACGATCCGCGGCAGTTCGCGAGCGGAATCGACCGCGATGGCCCCGATCTGGTCCTGGTGCCGGTAGAGGCGCGACTGATCGCGCAGGCGCAGGCTGATCGCGGCGGCACGCCCGCCGAGTCCGTGCTCGAGCAGGGCCTCATGGAACCTGCGGTCCTGCGTATAGAACTTGGCCACGTCACCGTCCTCGGCCGCCGCGACGGTCGCCTCGGCGAGGCTGCGCAGTCGGGTGACCGCGTCCGCCTTGGTCGTCGATTCGCTCGTCGCGTCCGCATCGGCCCGCTGGCCGCGACCGACGATGTCATCACTGCCGGCCTCTGCCAGACTGCGGGCGGCGGGGACAGCGAGGAGGACGCGGATGGCGATGATCTCCTCGAGGTCCGCCTCGGTGACGGTGACCAGACGGAATCCGCGATTGGGGACGGCTTCCACGGTCCCTTCGGTCACGAGCGCCATCATCGCCTCGCGTACGGGACTGAGTGAGATGCCGAGCTGCTTGGCCAGGCCAGCAGCCGAATAGATCTTGTCTTCGGCGAGCTCACCGGCGGTGATGGCGTCGCGGATGATGCCCAGTGCCTGCTCGCGCAGCGATTCGGACTGTGTTCTCACTCGATCCATCTCACGCTCCCCTTCGATTCGTGGTCAGCAGTCCGAAACCGCACACCTCCTCCAGAGCGATGTGTGCGGCGACGATCTGCCGGTCGCCTATTGACAGCATAACCGTGAGATCGCACCATGGAAGCAGGTAGTCGGTAATCGATTACCCGCCCGGACTCCCACGCGGAGTCATACCCACAGTGACGTTCCTGCAATGAAGGAGGAACCCATGGCCGCCGACCCCGCATCCGGCACACCAGCATCAGACGCGTCCGGCACACCCGCACCGACGATGTCCGCGACGGACACGTCCACCGATCCGCTGCTCCAGCCCTTCTCGCTCGGCCGGCTCACGCTGCGCAATCGCATCGTCTCGACCTCGCATGAGCCCGCGTACACCGAGCTCGGCATGCCGAAGGACCGCTACCGCCTCTATCACCGGGAGAAGGCCCGCGGCGGTGTCGGTCTGACGATGATCGGCGGTTCGGCCATCGTGTCCAAGGACTCCCCCGCCGCGTTCGGCAATATCGACCTGTCCACCGACGAGGTGGTTCCGTGGCTGTCCGCGATCGCTGACGACTGCCACGACGAGGGTACGGCCATCATGATCCAGGCGACCCATCTGGGCCACAGGTCCTCGAACTTCGCCGGCGACTGGCTGCCGTTGGTCTCGGCCTCTCGGACCCGGGAGGCCGCGCATCGGTCCTTCACGAAGGCGCTCGAGGACTTCGACATGGATCGCATCGTCGCAGACTTCGCATCCGCTGCCGAACGCGTGGCGGCCGCTGGATTCGACGGGCTCGAGGTCATGCACGCCGGTCACCTGCTCGATTCTTTCCTCGCCCCGTGGCTCAATGACCGCGACGACGAGTTCTCCGGCGAACTGGACAATCTCATCAAGTTCCCGATGCGCATCATCGATGCCGTGCGCGCGGTCGTCCCGGATGATTTCGTCCTCGGCATCCGCATGGCCGTCGACGAGCGCCGCGAGGACGGAATGGACGAGGCGAGAGCCACCGAGATCCTGCGGACCTACACCGATCACGGCATCGACTTCCTCAACCTCAATGTCGGGATGATCAACTCGGACCGTCAGCTCGCCGAGGCGATCCCCGGCATGGGCACGCCCTCGGCACCCTGGCTCGAGACGTGCCGCCGTATCCGCGAGGCCATCGACATCCCTGTCCTCCACGCCGCGCGCATCTCCGATGCCGCGACCGCTCGGTTCGCGATCACCGACGGGTGCCTCGACCTGGTCGGGATGACCCGGGCGCAGCTGGCCGATCCGCACTTGGCGCGCAAGGTCGCCGAAGGACGTGAGGACGATATCCGCCCCTGTGTGGGCGCGAACATGTGCCTCGACTCGATCTACACCTCCGGTTCGGCCACCTGCATCCACAATCCCGCCACCGGGCGGGAGGCCGATCTGCCGCAGGAGGTTCCCCACGACGTCACGACCGGGCCCAAGCATGTCGTCATCATCGGCGCCGGTCCCGCCGGACTCGAAGCCGCCCGTGTCGCGGCCGTGCGCGGGCACCGGGTGACCGTGCTCGAGGCCGAGGACGCTCCCGGCGGGCAGGTCCGCATCGCCGCCCGCTCGCAGCGGCGCCGCGACCTCATCGGCATCATCGACTGGCGCGTCCAGCAGTGTAAGAAGCACGGTGTCGACCTGCGCCTGAACACCTTCGCCGAGGCGGCCGACATCCTCGGCCTCGGCCCCGACGTCGTCATCGTCGCCACCGGCGGGGTTCCCGATGCCGGGTATCCCTTCCGTGAGCAGGGTCCGAGCTTCGACGTCTGGGATGTCATGGACGACCGGCTGAAGTCGAAGCAGCGGGTGCTCGTCTTCGACGACCACGGGTTCTACCCGGCCCTCGACGCCGTCGAACGCCTGGCTCGGGCCGGTCAGCAGGTCACCTACGTCAGCCCCGAACGCACGATCGGCATCGACGTGGGGTCGATGAACTCCCCCGCGTATCTGCAGGTGTTCTCCGAATTCGGAGTCGGGGTCCGCCTCGGCGAGCGTCTGACGGCGAAGCCGCGGAACGAGGGCAAAGAGATCGTGGCGATGCTGCGCAACGACTATTCGGATCGGGAGACGGAGGTCGTCACCGATGCCGTGGTCGTCGACTTCGGGACGACGCCCAACGATGAGGTCTATTTCGAGCTCAAGTCGCAGTCGTCGAACCACGGGGCCACGGATCTCGAGGCGTGGGTCCACGGACGCCCGCAGCCGGAACCCGGTCCGGATCCCGAGGCCACCACCTCCGCCGCGACGGGGCACCCGTTCGCGCTGTACCGGATCGGTGATGCCGTCGCCTCCCGCAATGTGCATGCGGCGGTACTGGAAGGGCTGAGAGTGGGAATGGGGCTGTGAGCACAGGGGTGACGACGGTCTGCACGAGTGTCGACTTCCACACCGGCGGCGAACCCTTCCGGATCGTCGCCGAACCCCCGGTCGAGATCCCCGGTCGCAGTGTGGCGCAGCGTCGGGAACTGGCCGTACCCGGTTCGCCGGCCGATGATCTGCGCAAGCTGCTGTGCCTCGAACCGCGCGGGCATGCGGACATGTACGGCGGTTTCATCACCGAACCCGATGACGACGGTGCCGATTTCGGGGTCCTGTTCTGGCACAAGGACGGCTTCTCCACGGCATGCGGCCACGGGACGATGGCGCTGGGTGCCTGGGCGGTGTCGTCGGGAATCGTCGCCATCGATCCGTCCGGGACCACGGAGGTCACGATCGACGTGCCCTCGGGTCAAGTTCGCGCGCAGGTGCACACGGACGCCGAGGGACGGGCCGCCTCGGTGGACTTCGTCAACGTGCCCAGCCGGCTCGTCGCCTCGGGGATCACAGTGGACACCAGCCTGGGGCCGGTCACTGTCGATCTCGCGTGGGGCGGGGCGGTCTACGCGCTCGTCGATACCGCTCAGTTGGGTGCCGCCGCCGGTTCCTCTCAGGCCGACGAGGTGGGCCGCCTCGGTGAGGTGAGTTGCGAAGTCGTGCCCGAGAACCTCACCGCGCTCATCGCCGTGGGCCGGGAGATCAAGGCGGGTCTCGCCGGTCATCCGGACACCGCACACCCCGAGGATGACCGGCTCTCCGGTGTCTATGGCACGATCTTCGTCGACCGGTTCGGCTCGCTGCCCAGCGGTGAACTGCATCAGCGCAATGTCACAGTCTTCGCCGACGGTCAGGTCGACCGCTCACCGTGTGGATCGGGAACGGCGGCTCGGGTCGCCGCTCTCCATGCCACCGGTGAGCTCGGCGCGAGGCAGACGCTCGTCCATGAGTCGATCGTCGGCACGCGATTCCGGGCGCGAGTGCTCGAAGAGACCGCCGACGGCGTCATCCCGGTCGTCACCGGCAGCGCCCACCGGGTGGCCACCTCGACGTTCGAGGTCGACCCGCTCGATGATCTCGTGCCCGGCTTCGTGCTGCGGTGAGGTGGCGTGAACAACTACGTCATTTCGGAATCGAGAACGACCGCTGCTGATTATTGAGAGATTCCGCTGTTGGGCAAACTGCATTTCAGCAGAGCGTCTGCTTTTCCAAGACGAACACCCCGATTTCTCCGCACACATAACCGATAAAAACGATCGTCCGCATCGACGGGAACATCGATGCGGACGATCGAGTCGGGTCAGGCACTGAGCGACACGCTAGTATCCCCACACGCACCCCACATAACAAATGTTGACCCCCAGAGCGGAATCTATAACTGGGCCTATCCGAGTCGCCGTCGCGCCAAGAGCAACCCTGACCCGAAGACCACAGCAATACCGAATATCACCCAAGTGACCCAGACTCGCCCCGAAGAGGCATTATCGAACAGACCGGGCAACAATACAATGAAGACTCCTGCAGACACTGCCAGCCCAAATATCAGCCCTGCCAGCGCATATGGCTTCGACATTCCACTCTCGCTCTCGTTCAAAAGCAGTTGGCAACCGCTGTCACTGACGCACCACCGACAGTCGCGTACGCGCCGATGCACGCCACGCATACAGGAATGGTCACACCAGTTTCACCCGCCGCACAAGCACCAGCACATGCACCCACAATCAGATACCCAACTGTGCCAGACACGCCAAGGACGCTCGCAACGCAAGCTACTTTGTCTCCAGTGCTCTTCTGGGTAGAGAGCTCTCCCGAGACACCCTTCTTGCTCTCTGCGCTAATCTGAGAATCCGTCTTGTAAGAAATATCCGTGTTTCGATCCTCAGTAATTTTGCCATTCTCATACTTGGCTAGGTGAAATTTGCCATTATCGCCTTGGGTGTAGAGAACCTCACTATAATTGACTTTCTTACCATCGCCATCAAACAATACAGTCAAATTACTGGTGGTGGCGTATTTTCCCTCCACCGGAATCGTGACAGATGTGAATTGCTTATCGCCGGAAGTTACTTTGTAAACTTTACCCTTATTGAAATTCAACAGCGATGACTTTGCGTGACTATTGAAGGTTCCATTACCGACTCCCTCAGAGACGGTCTCGATAAGCCCCTCGGCACTCTTGCCAGTCATCTGTTTCATATCAGTACTGGTCTCGCTGGAGCCGGCTTGAGCACAATTTTCTTGCTTAGAGTTAGCGCCAGCCTTCGACGCCTGGGCAGGGCCAACCGCCGACCCAAGACCACCTGCAGCCAATCCCGCAACCAATACGGCAACGGCGAGCTTATTGCCAATAATACGCATCCTCACGTCCCCCCTCGAGGCAAATGTTGATCGATTCATTTGGACACGTTCACGCTACATCAAGTAACACCCCTTGCTGTATTCAAAGTATTACGATCAGGTAACTACAAATCAACATTGTTGTCATATTCGAGCACTTCCGCGTCTGCGATTGGGTTAAATTTCAACATCCGGAGCGCCTGCTAATAGAAACACCCGCCTGGCGGGCCGCCTAGATGCGATTTAAAATTCAAAATTGAGCTTACCCGACAGACTTCAAAACTTTTAAAGTATCGATTTGTAGCGGCGCAAGCTTTTCGGGTGTCGTTATCCAAGGTGCATTCACCAGAACATTCTTAGACCAAAGAGCCATCGCAAAAGTGCCGACTTGAGCAAACATCGGCGACCACGACCAACTTTGATACGTCTAGTAATACGTGATGGAGCTGCTTCCTGAGTCCGATATGGCTACGCGAATCCCAAGGTGGAGAAATGGGCGGAGGAGGCCGTGGCCGAAGAGGATCCGGAGAAGCAGAACGAGCTCTACGCCCAGATCCAGCAGCAGGTCGCCGACGAGGCCCCGATCGTACCGATCGCCTACCAGCGAGCACTGTACGGAATGAGCCGGGATGTCGTCGGCTTCGAACCCTACGTGCTGGGCACCTATGGGCTGAAGGAGACGAAGCTCAAGCACTGAGCAGGCAGCTCACCTGTCGACGACGATGTCGGTCACCGGAGTCGAGCAGCAGGGCAGGAACTTTCCTGCGGCGATCTCCTTCGGCCTGATTCCGCCCGCATGCTTCATCTCGACTTCGCCGCTGACGAGCACGGACTTGCAGGTTCCGCACGCGCCTTCCGAGCAGGATGAGGGCAAGGACAGTCCGGCGTCCAGAGCAGAATCGAGGACGGTCGTGGACTCATCGCAGTCGACCACGCGCCCGGAGGCCGCGAACTCGACGAGATGGCTCATTCCAGTGCCGCCGACGACGCCGACTCCGGCAGCTTTGGCTCTCGCACCGGCCTTGGCCAAACGATCAGCAGGTGAAGTGGCGAAGACGAACGACTCCTCATGCATCCGCGCCGATGCCACCCCCGCCTCGGCGAGCAGGGGCCGTACCGCATCCATATACGGACCCGGCCCGCACACGAAGGCTTCACGGTCGGCCGCGTCGGGGACCACCTCGGCGAGGGTGGACGCATCGATCCGACCCCGCCGACCGGCCCAGGGCTCGGCCCCGGAATCCCTGGAGCACAGAATGGTGACGCTGACTCCGGCGACCTCGGCGAGCTGTTCGAGCTCGGCACGGAAGATGATGTCGATCGGCGACGAGGCGCTGTGGACGAAGACGATGTCCGTGCCGAACCCTCCCTGTCTGGCCAACAGACTGCGCACCATCGACATGATCGGAGTGATTCCGGAGCCGGCTGAGAGGAAGAGGTGACGTTCGGCCTGATGGAAGCTCGTGCTGAACAGCCCGTACGGCCCGTCCACGTGCAGCCGATCGCCGACGCGCACATTGTCATGCAGATGGGTCGACACCACTCCCCCGGGAACGCGCTTGACCGTGATGGTGAAGATGTTCGTGCCGAAGGGCGCAGAGGAGATCGAGTAGCAGCGCTCGAGGCCGAGCTCGGGGATGCGCATCGTCACGTACTGACCCGGCGCGAAGTCAACCGCGTTCATCCATCCCGCCCGCAGCTCGAAGGTCTTCACGTCGTGGGTCACCTGGGTGATGCCGGTGACCTCGACGGGACCGGTGAGCAGTTCGGGATCGAGCTGAAGTTCGGCGAGCACGGGGCCAGCTGATTCAGCGGGCACCCGGTCGACCGGCGCGGCGAGCGCGGGCTCGACTGCCGTATCGAAGACCGGTGGGGCGGCGGCCGCGAGTGCGGGTCGCCCGCCCCGAGTGGGCACTCGGAACGTCGCCTTGCCCACGGGCACGGACGCGGCCGGGGCGAATGTCGAATGACGGTACCTCATCGCCTCTCAACTCCTTCCAACTGCCCATTGCCCAACTGCACGGTCCGCTGCTCTCGATGGGCCTTGAGACGTTCGATGTACCAGGTGACGAAGTCATCGACCTGCGATTCCGTCGGTGCGTAGGGGCCCGGCACATATGCCGGCGACGAGATTCCCAGGTGTCCGCGTTCGCAGAAGGTCGCGTCCTGTTCGTTCGTCTTCAGCCACACCGTCGTGAGGTTGTCGAGGTCGTAGTCGACGCCCTCCTCCGCATCGGCGTGGACGAGCCAGGTCGTGCGCACCAGCGTCTTGTCTTCGGCCAACGGCAGCAGGCTGAACGTCACCACATGGTCGCCCATCGCGTGGAACCACATATTCGGCTGCACGTGCAGCGATGCCCGGCCCAGGACGAAGGTGTCAAGATCGCCCAGCAATTTCGCCGAGGCGGCCGATCCGTCCATCGTGTACGACTCGCCCTGTCCGTCGAGCGCGGCTCGTTCGATCCGGAATCCGGTGGGTCGCCCGCTCAGCTCCTCGACGAGGGCGTAAGGCAGGCCGTTGCGGTCGCAGTTGGCGTGCAGCTGGTTCTCGGCGTCGAGGTAGCGCTGGTAGGCCGGCTGCAGGCGTTTGGGAATCTCTTCCGGTTCGTAGCCGTAGGTGGGGAAGAACGTGCAGGTCAGCTCCGGGTGCCCGGCTTCGCAGTGGTAGCACTCGCGGTTGTTCTCCATGACGAGCTTCCAATTCGAGTCCTCGATGAGGTCACTCTGCGCGGCGACCTTCGTCCCGGCGATGTCATGCCCTGCCAGGTAGGGTTCGATGACGTCGGCCACCTCGTCGATGTCATCGGGTGGAGTGGGGCTGAGGCAGATGAAGATCAGCCCGCCGATGACGCGGACATTCACCGGGCGCAGCGAGAAGCAGGTCCGATCGAAGTCGGGTGCTTGGACGCCCGCGGAGATGAGCTCGCCCGATGGGGTGTACGTCCACTGGTGGTAGCCGCAGACGATGTTGCCCACCGAACCGGACAGGTCGTTCAGCAGCCGAGTGCCCCGATGACGGCAGACGTTGTGGTGGGCACGGATCTCGCCGTCGTCATCGCGGATGACGATGACGGAGTAGGCGCCGATGTCGACCGTGAGATAGTCACCGGCCTCGGGCACTTCGGCAGCAGAGGCGACGAAGATCCACGTGGAGGCGAAGATCGCCTCGATATCGCGCGCGAAGAACTCCGGACTGATATAGAACGGTGCCGCCAGCGAATAGCCCGGCACGCGTTCGTCGATGAGCCGATCGATATCAGTCCTGCCGTGCCCGCCCGATCCGGCAGCCGCACCCGACCCGGCGGATCCGGCAGCCGCACCCGACCCGGCGGGTCCGCTCGTGCTGGAATCGGTCCGCTTCTGCTCTGGCGCCAGAGTCAATTCGTCCACCACCTCGTCGTGTCTCGGCCGCGCCTGCTGTCGGCCCCTTCGCCGACCGCGACCGTGGAGTTCGTGCTCCTGCCCCCAGTGTCCGCCAGAGGTTTGCTGAAGAAAAGCGAATCTTCTTCATCCGAAACGTGCAATACTATTGCATGATCGATCCGCGTCTCCACGTCCTTCGGGTCCTTGCCGAAGTCGGCACCCTCACCGAGGCGGCACACCGCCTCGGATACACCCCTTCGGCCGTATCGCACCAGCTCAGAGGCTTATCAAAGGATCTCGGTGTGCGTGTCGTCGAACCGCGCGGCCGCGGACTCGTCCTCACTCGTGCCGGTCAGCTCCTCCTCGAACGCTCGCAGGAGCTCTTCACCCGGTGGGAGGAGATCCGCGGTGAGCTCGACGGCCTCGGCACCGGTCTCGACACACGCACCAGGCGGCTGCGTCTGTGCGGATTCTCCACTGCCGCGGCCGCTCTGCTTCCCCCGACTGCCCTGACGGTGATGGAGCGGTTCCCGGGCGCCGAGGTCACGATCATCGAAGCCGATCCCGAGGAGTGCTTCGACCTCCTCGTCTCCGACCACGCCGATGTCGCCGTAGTCGTGGCCACCGACCCGCTGCCACCACGCAGCGATCCTCGTTTCGAGCAGTCGGCGCTATTCAGCGATCGCCTCGATCTGCTGGTTCCCGTGGGACACCGTCTGGCAGAGAAGTCGGCGGTGGCGTTGAGCGAGGCGGCCGAAGAATCCTGGATCCTCGATCGGGCGGGTTCGCCGTATCACCGCCTGGTGCGCACGGCGTGCGCGGCGGCCGGCTTCCAGCCGGAACAGGCACACCAGTCACGCGAGTGGGAGACGGGGGCATCGTTGGTCTCGGCGGGGCTCGGGGTCGCGCTCATTCCTCGCCTGGCACGCCTGCCGGACGGCTTCGATGTGGTGCGTGTGCCGTTGCGCGGTGATCCGGTGCCGTCGCGGAAGATCCTCTCGGGCATCCGCCGCGGTTCGGGCGCTCAGCCGATCATCGCCTCGGCATTGGAGGTCCTCCGGGAGTCTGCTGAAACGGCGGCCCGCCAGGGGGCCTGACCATCCAGACCTGCGGTCGCATTCGGCGTCGCTTCCTCGCGACGACTGTGGTGAGGACGATCCCGGCGATCAGCACCAGAACGGATACGCCGACCACAGCGAATCCGGTGGTGTAGAAACCGGAGGCGAAATCATCGAAGGCGTCGACGTTGCCGCCGCCTCCGAGGAGGAACAGGAACATCGGGATGACGAGGATGCACAGCCCCACGCCGAGTCCGAGGACTCCGGCGATGATGAGGAGGATTCCCGGCACGACGGACGGTTTCTTCGCAGGCACGCCCTGCGGCGGAAACCCACCGGGCTGGATCATCTGCGGGTGATACGTCATCCGGGCCTCCTTCGTCTCTTCCGATCCTATCGGGACTCGAAACCTCCGATCCTATCGGGGACTCGAAACCACGCCATGACCTGCGCGTAGAGTTGAAGCACAGACTTCGAAAGACGGGCACCACGATGGACGATATGACCGCCGACGATCGGTCCAACCAGGTCGACAACGAAACTCACACTTCCGCACCCGGGGGCACGGCCGCCTCGGCGCGAGGTGGGACGCTCAAACGGACGATCGGCCTGAGCGAACTCGTCTTCTTCGGTCTCGTCTTCATCGGCCCGGCGGCCGCCGTCGGGGTGTTCGGCACTCTCGATGCCCGGTCGGGCGGTGCGGTGGCGTTGGTCTATACCGTCGCCACGATCGTCATGGCCTTCACCGCGGTCAGCTATATGCGCATGTCACGGGAGGTCCCCCGCGCGGGCACGGTCTTCGCCTACGCCTCGGCGGGAATCGGGAAACCGGCCGGCTTCGTCGCCGGGTGGATGATCCTCCTCGACTATCTCTTCATCCCCTCGGTCGCCTATCTGTTCACCGGGATCGCGCTGAACTCGATCTTCCCGGCCCTGCCTGTCTGGGTGTTCGTGGCCGTCGCCGTCGTGCTGACCACCGGGCTCAATCTCGCCGGGGTCAAGGTCGCCTCCCGGGTGATCACCGGGGTCGTCCTCGCCGAGGTGGCCGTCCTCGCCCTGGTCCTCGTCCTCGGCATCGCATACCTCATCCAGCATGGGCCGACGCGGGGATGGCTGACCCCGCTGACCGGGGTCGATGCGTTCTCCGTGACTGCGGTGCTCGCGGCCGTGTCCGTAGCCGTGCTGTCGTATCTCGGCTTCGATTCGCTTGCGACGTTCTCCGAGGAGGCCAAGGGCGGGCCGCGAATCGTCGGCCGGGCCACGCTGATCTGCCTCGTATTGGCCGGCGTCTTCTTCGTCGCGCAGACCTGGGCGGGCAGTCTGCTCTCACCGTTGACCCCGGCGGAGCTGCAGGCCGATCCCGCACTCGAGGGAGCCGCTTACTAC
Protein-coding regions in this window:
- a CDS encoding aminotransferase class V-fold PLP-dependent enzyme, which codes for MTVHQDSPMPPAPHSSSGSATHPALTQSRAPYAEALAYAADRNSLFLSTPGHGGTTEGISAGQAEFFGEHTLSLDIPPLFDGIDLGVDTPKDEALRLAAEAWGARRTWFLTNGSSQGNRMAALAVGTLGSGVVAQRSAHSSFIDGIVLAGLNPGFVYPNVDEVNGIAHGVTPDALRRAIRNHPEPVTAVYLVTPSYFGAVADVESLAEVAHEAGAALIIDAAWGAHFGFHPDLPASPVTQGADIVIMSTHKLAGSLTQSALLHLGDTEFADRLEPALARAFMMTASTSENAHLMASIDLARRALMTSKEAITDSLENIRHIRAQIEATDRYHLLSGEFLGHADVVDIDPFRLPIDITATGLDGHTVRKRLAEDFDIFPEMSTATTLVALIGIGKSPDIGRLVDALETLRLETADSATATTPAAGLPPLPTAGRLAMTPREAYFADSELVTAAEAVGRVSVSSLAAYPPGIPNVLPGEEITADTVDFLQAVAASPSGHVRGAADPGLETYRVVRN
- a CDS encoding MFS transporter, with translation MSEGHDRSAQKDKKPTRKERRAIKKQKRFEADDCIVVETKSIRTAIGGTTVGNFMEWFDFGVYGYLAVTMTSVFTEGMDRQMGLLVTLLGFAVSFLVRPLGGMVLGPLGDKIGRQKVLFFTMATMATATALIGVLPTAAQVGLWVIVPLYLLKMIQGFSTGGEYAGATTYVSEFAPDKSRGYWASWLDVGSYLGFAAGAGTVAITTVITTSIHGENAMLDGGWRIPFLIAIPLGAVAIWFRLKIPETPSFESSEEAGRDIKVKDDKYARHGLLGVIRHFWKEILIGIAVVAGSQTVGYALTSFMPTYLEETVKVSNVQAAAATIPVLVIMSLCLPLIGKLSDKLGRKFVFLTAAIMTIILIVPAFAVMQIGEMWAVMVALFMVALPAGFYIACLASTLPALFPTASRYGAMGLTFNLGVSLFGGTTPLFAQALIDVTGNSYMPAFYIMFFSVVALVAVLLMKESAHRPLPGSFPTVNTHEEAEELARTQADNPDMDIESMPIVDTDPDKAPA
- a CDS encoding FAD-dependent oxidoreductase, whose protein sequence is MAADPASGTPASDASGTPAPTMSATDTSTDPLLQPFSLGRLTLRNRIVSTSHEPAYTELGMPKDRYRLYHREKARGGVGLTMIGGSAIVSKDSPAAFGNIDLSTDEVVPWLSAIADDCHDEGTAIMIQATHLGHRSSNFAGDWLPLVSASRTREAAHRSFTKALEDFDMDRIVADFASAAERVAAAGFDGLEVMHAGHLLDSFLAPWLNDRDDEFSGELDNLIKFPMRIIDAVRAVVPDDFVLGIRMAVDERREDGMDEARATEILRTYTDHGIDFLNLNVGMINSDRQLAEAIPGMGTPSAPWLETCRRIREAIDIPVLHAARISDAATARFAITDGCLDLVGMTRAQLADPHLARKVAEGREDDIRPCVGANMCLDSIYTSGSATCIHNPATGREADLPQEVPHDVTTGPKHVVIIGAGPAGLEAARVAAVRGHRVTVLEAEDAPGGQVRIAARSQRRRDLIGIIDWRVQQCKKHGVDLRLNTFAEAADILGLGPDVVIVATGGVPDAGYPFREQGPSFDVWDVMDDRLKSKQRVLVFDDHGFYPALDAVERLARAGQQVTYVSPERTIGIDVGSMNSPAYLQVFSEFGVGVRLGERLTAKPRNEGKEIVAMLRNDYSDRETEVVTDAVVVDFGTTPNDEVYFELKSQSSNHGATDLEAWVHGRPQPEPGPDPEATTSAATGHPFALYRIGDAVASRNVHAAVLEGLRVGMGL
- a CDS encoding GntR family transcriptional regulator, producing the protein MRTQSESLREQALGIIRDAITAGELAEDKIYSAAGLAKQLGISLSPVREAMMALVTEGTVEAVPNRGFRLVTVTEADLEEIIAIRVLLAVPAARSLAEAGSDDIVGRGQRADADATSESTTKADAVTRLRSLAEATVAAAEDGDVAKFYTQDRRFHEALLEHGLGGRAAAISLRLRDQSRLYRHQDQIGAIAVDSARELPRIVDLIEEGNSAEAADLVTSNLYFFKRVPADADG